The window ACTTTGCCGGccatgctctcgccgccgcgctgctccgGACGCACACTcccccgccatcgccgccacccgGCTCCACTCTAGCGGtcgccgcgcgctcgcccgccTGTTCCAGCCGCTCATGGCCGCCCGCTGTCGCTCCCCCTCTATGGCAAAGATAAGAacgaaaagaggagagaggaaagaaaagagaaaagaggagaagatttAGAAAAAGAAGATATGcgggtcccatatttttttttccttttcacttacatgtgggctccataacttttttattttttattttgttgactagaatgccacgtcagcgaaaccaacCATATATACTGCCATGGGACAAACTTTGAATGGTTTGAGTAAGTTTAGGGGTATACCTTTCTGGTTTTGTAGTTAAAGGACTAAAAAAATCTCGTGGTTAAGTTGGGGGAcctctggtgaacttattcccaaaAATTAAGCCCAGTCAATAGTCCAAAGTTCCAGTCAGTTAGGTTGGGCCGTCTGCGCAATTGCTAGCAGAAACTGAGTAAACTGGGCCGTGTAATCTGTATGTCCATTCAAAATCAGGCCCACTATATGTTCTATACCGCAGCAAGACAATGGTAAGCGAGTAGCGACAGGAAACGACCACTCACGAACCAAAATCTCCTCCACTACTGGACATTATCCAGCCGAACATTATCCCTGGCTACTGGCTAGATTCTTCATTCTTGATTTGTGAATAACACATCATCATCCTGAACCTGCAGCATCCGTGTCTCGGTGATAGAATGGCTGCCTGGATGGATGGCTAGCTCTTCCCCCAACATGTCACACAGCCGATCAGTTCCTGCATCGATCCCGAATATGATGCCAAAAGCAAAAACCGTCCTTCAGCATTAGCATCCCCCCTGCAACATGCTCGTGAGCACGGCATGTGTTTTGATGTCAACTTACCACGGCATCCGTCCGCTAGCGCTAGTATTTATACGCCTAGTTAGTCTCCGCGATCTTCTCCGATATATCGTGCACATCCATATCCACGCGCACACGCAGCCGGCTGGAAGGAAGAAAAAATGCTGCGGTTCTGGAGGACGCAGAGGAGCGTCACGTCGTCAGACGCCTTGTCTGTGAGTAAAACATGTAAATGCACCGTCAGAAGGAGATGGAGTACTATACATTTTCCATATGCATTTCTGAGTGCTGTTTGTGTATGTGTGCCTAAGATCGTGGAGATGAACGTCCACATGGACTGCGAGGGCTGCGAGAAGCGCGTGAGGAAGGCCATGTCCCGGCTCGAAGGTGCCAGTACTGTTTCGTGTGTGTAAAGTATACTCCAGTACGTGTGTGTTTCGTGTGTAaaatgcgtgcgtgcgtgcaggcGTGAGCACGGTGGAGATCGACATGGACACGCAGAAGGTGACGGTGACGGGGTACGTGGACCGGCGGGAGGTGctccgggcggcgcggcggacggggagggcggcggagtTCTGGCCGTGGCCGTACGACGGCGAGTACTACCCGTTCGCGATCCAGTACCTGGAGGACGACACCTACATGGCGACGCACAAGTACTACGTCCACGGCTACAACGCCCCGGTGATCGGCTCCTACCCCAACCACGCCTTCACCCACATCGTCGACGACCACGCCCTCGCCTTCTTCCACGACGACAACGTCCACGCCTGCTCCATCATGTGACCTAAAATATAATCTTATTTAAAATCCTACATGCCAGCGACAGATACATATCTGACCAAATCGAACAAGCTAAGTGACCTAATTAGTGGTGCAAAATAAGAGATGAAAAACCAAATCTAACTTCGTCGATCATCTAGTAATGGTCAAGTAGTTGCTCAGCAATCCAACGTGCAAAGAGTGTGGTGATATGATAGACAAATTAACGAATAGGAATTAAGGTCGAACTAAGCTTATCAATCGACAAGTtgttcttaattaattgcactATGCGACCCTTTTTCTTATGAACATGAATTAAAAGGAAGGGAGCAGTAGAACTGGATTGCTAATTAACCCGCTATCCTTTTGAATTGACTATTCGACGGGCATCTGCATGGTATCGATGCTTGCTGTTGACAGCACAAGGGGAAGAAAAGGGTGGccctgaaaattttcaactgtTGATGCTAGCTAGCGGCTGATCTCGCTGAGGTATCTGTGCCAGTAATTTTTGTCTGCGGATAGGACAACATGGAGAGGATGACTAGGAAAAGGAGCACTGTTCAAACTATCCAAATGTCTCCAACCAAAAGTGATGACCCATCCTTGCATATGTGCGCATCAGTGCATATGTTCTTATGCTGGTGTGGGGTGAAGATTCTGGTGTGAGGGGCAAACGGTGACAACGGAAAAGAAGGTTCGAATATACCCTGTTCCCTGATTACAAATACAGTTATGAGTTCTGACCATTGGATTGTATACATATGACAAAAAGAGAGTAAACTTCAGTTCACACATCAGACCAAATTGAGTACAGGTGCTACCAGTATTTGGCTTTCGAAGATATTTTACATTGGGACAGCGAGAGGAGTAAGTTCAGTTCACACATCAGACCAAGTTTGATGCAGCTGCTCAATGCTCTGTTTGTTCGTTTTGTCAGGGAATATGGGCTAACAGTGACCCAATCTGGATTGGATTCCTAtcaataaataaacaaataaatctGGATTGGATTGTGGAAATGATAAGAACACGCGTGCAATTTGATCCACTTTTTATGCGATCAATTTGGGAGGAAATGCTCTTTCGTTTCGCTCTCACAAACCTGTGAACAATTTCCACCCTCTGAACTTTCAGCATTGTTCTTGTATTCCCCACTTCCTGAAGTTCTTAATTCTGTCACCAAACGACTTGGCATGCAGAACAATTCAGTCCCTCACGAGATACAGAACAAGAAGATATATTATCTTATACCCCATGGGCCAGGTAGGTACACCAGCAACAATGCAAATGCCGTCGCATCGCATCTCAGATACTTATGCCCACTAAGCTTGACCATTATGTTAACTTGGATTAGGggtaggctagagattgattGGGGCTTATATGATAACACTACATATACACATAAACCACAAAATCAAGCTATCAACATTCCTCATCTCGTTGATGCCGACTTATATCTGCCCTGATAGCGCCTAATTAACCCGTGAACAACGTGTCTTTTCATCGTCCAAGTGCCCAACCAACACATGACAAAAGCAAAACgagtaaataaatttatttagcTGCCAATAAACAAAGGAAACTGGACCTGCCCGTGTCGAATCAAATGCTAATAACTCGAATCTGGAACAAAATTAACGCCAAAAACAACACAAAAAacgactctttttttttctccaaactcGACTCGGCTTTGAGAGTTCTAATCTTAGCCAGGCTCCACCCCAACCTGTGCTGCCCTGTTCGAGCGAAGAACGAAAGCGACACGAGCC of the Oryza sativa Japonica Group chromosome 2, ASM3414082v1 genome contains:
- the LOC4330338 gene encoding heavy metal-associated isoprenylated plant protein 45 isoform X1 gives rise to the protein MLRFWRTQRSVTSSDALSIVEMNVHMDCEGCEKRVRKAMSRLEGVSTVEIDMDTQKVTVTGYVDRREVLRAARRTGRAAEFWPWPYDGEYYPFAIQYLEDDTYMATHKYYVHGYNAPVIGSYPNHAFTHIVDDHALAFFHDDNVHACSIM
- the LOC4330338 gene encoding heavy metal-associated isoprenylated plant protein 45 isoform X2, yielding MNVHMDCEGCEKRVRKAMSRLEGVSTVEIDMDTQKVTVTGYVDRREVLRAARRTGRAAEFWPWPYDGEYYPFAIQYLEDDTYMATHKYYVHGYNAPVIGSYPNHAFTHIVDDHALAFFHDDNVHACSIM